The Flavobacterium galactosidilyticum nucleotide sequence TCAAGTATGTCAATTAAATTCTTGTAATTTGCTTTCTTACTTGGTTTAATAATTACAATCAGTCCGTTTTTAGGTTTACCTAAACCTGCAGAATATGCCAAAACTGATTTTTGCCTAGACAACAATTCTTTACGAATTCCATCTTTTCCGTAAGTTAAATCTTTAGGCCCCGCAATTGGAGTAGCTAATAAACCTACGTAATAAACCAACTTATTGTTATCACCTAATAGAATAGTCATGGTACGATTTTCGTCCACTTTCATATCCACATTATCTTTAGTTGGATCTTTATCTGGCAAAC carries:
- a CDS encoding ExbD/TolR family protein, which gives rise to MAELNTGDGGGKKGGKVRSQKLNSKVDLTAMVDLAFLLITFFMLTTSLSKPQSMSLGLPDKDPTKDNVDMKVDENRTMTILLGDNNKLVYYVGLLATPIAGPKDLTYGKDGIRKELLSRQKSVLAYSAGLGKPKNGLIVIIKPSKKANYKNLIDILDEMAIVGVGDFGNYAIVPEFSPEEQKLLEGKKE